The following DNA comes from Peribacillus sp. FSL E2-0218.
AATGAAGATGAAGGGAACCCTCTTATTGATGGTAATAAAGGTGTTAATCCCAATGAACATATAAATGAAAAGTCCAATTCCCCCGAAAAGGGAAGGGCGCCTAAAGCAACGGAAGGGTTGGCCGTGACAATCGGGAAAAATGCAAAAGAGATCGAAGAGGAGTTCGGTGAGCCAGATCGGATTGATCTGTCGGCCTACGGATATGAATGGTGGGTTTATAAAAAGGACTATAGCCACTACATTCAACTAGCCATTGAATCTGGAAAAGTGGTATCGGCTTACGGAATCGGTGAGAAGGTTAATGTCGCGCCATTCAAGATCGGGCAAACCCTTGATGGCATCTATTCCAGCTTATATGTAGAACCTACGGTCGATATTGAGGTTGACGATAGTTCCTATCGTTTTGAATTGTCTGAGGAAGATATGAATATGAGGCCGTTGATCAAACTTGGGAACATTCATGTTCAGCTGTATTTGGATAAATTCACAGGGACCGTATCAAGCATCCGATTTTTAAATGATTCCGCCCTTTTGAAGCAACAGCCCTATGAGTTGACCTATCATGGTAAACTTCCGAGCGCTGAGACTTTATCCGAAGAGGACTTGAAGAAGGTGGATGATGGGAATGAACAGCAAATTTTTGATATCACCAATATCATGCGCAGCAGGTTCGATTTGAAGCCTCTGGAATGGGAAGGTCCTACAGCGGAGGTTGCTTATCTTCATAGCAGGGAAATGACCGACTCGATTGAAGGAACACATGTTTCCGAAGCGAAAGGCGACTTGGAAAAACGGCTTGATGCTGGTCATGTTACATACAAGGCAGCAGGTGAGAATATTGCCGCTAAATATGTAGACGCAGCAGCGGTGATGGAAGGCTGGCTTAATAGCAAGGGTCATCGTGATACGATGCTGAGTGAGGAATTCACCGGTCTAGGGGTCGGCGTTTATAACAAATATTACACCCAGAATTTCATAAAAAAATAACAAAACGGATCCGCAATGGGTCCGTTTTTCATTTTCTGGCATCTTGCATTTTCAAGATGAAAAAATTTCCCGTGGATACAGCACACAGTTCCCCATCATCACGGTGGACCTTCCCCACGATGATGATCGTTTTGCTTCCGGTATGGATTAATTCGCATGTGCATGTCAATGAATCACCGATGGCTGGTTTAACATATCTGACCTGGATATCCGTAGTCACCGTTGCATGGCCTTTTGGAACGGTCGAGCTTGCCAGCGTCCCCATGGCCGTATCAATAAGAGTGGCTATCATGCCTCCATGGGTAATGTTCAATTCATTATGTACAAGAGGCGTGTTGGGCATGGTCATCGTAAGTCTCGTCCCGTCGGTGCATATATTCTTATTTAACTGGAGCAGGCTGGAAATATAGGAATATTTCCTTTGCTCCCTTCTTGCTTTTAGTCCGGAGATTAATCCGGATAAAATGGATAACTCTGTTGCATCCGCTGACTCTGCCAGCTTTTGAAATTCTCTGATCACATCACCTGAATCCATCATGGAATTCCCTCCTTCATTCCTTTACCTATATTATACTATAAAGAAAATGAATGACAGTAGAAAAGGGAGCGATGCACTTTTTATTTCCCTGTTGCATATGGTGAAATAGGCGATGTCTAAGTGTGAGGTGAGAGTAATGGCAAAAAAAAAGCGCCCCTCCGTGGATGGATTTAGGGAGTTTGTCAAGAAGCACCCTTATTTAGTGAATGAAGTGAGAAACAAGCAAGCAACATGGCAGGAACTTTTTGAGGAATGGTATTTACTCGGTGAGGATCATCCGCGCTGGCAGGCTGAAGTCGGCATGAATCAACCTGTTGTGAATGCAGGATCTCCAACACAGCCGGTGGAAAAGGAAGAAAGTACGGAGTTGATCGGTACGATAATGAGTGCAGTCAAAAATATGGATATGGGGCAGATTCAACAATATATTGTGAATGCCAACCAGGCGATCGGAGCCATCCAAGGAGTTCTATCTGCTTTTCAGGGAAATAAATCAGGGGGTGAATCGAGCCCTCCTGCAAAAGAAAAAGAGCAGAGAACCAACCCTTTTTTATTCACAAAAGATTAAGGAGGGATTTTGATGCGTCAGAATATATATGAATTCATTCAAACGAATGAAGATATGCGAAATTACTTGAGAGTTCAACCTGCTTGGTACAAAAGATTAATGCGTAATCCTCATGAAGTGGATGTTTTCGAAACTGAGGCTAAATATTATTTCGAGAAGTCGATTCCTCATCGTGTTTCTAAATTTTCCGAAAGCGTTCAGGTTGCCTCGATGATGCTTCATATGTTTCAAGCCATGAACGCTCCCGGTGAATGAAGAAAAAAAGAGTAATTTACTCCGTTTTGCTAACAATAAAGGCAAAAGGGGGACGATGGTATGAGAAAATTGATTGTCGGTCTAGCAGTGTTGATGGCAGTGGCGGGTTGTGGCAAGAAAATACCCGAACCTGAAAATGCAAAAATGGCTATACAGGATGTATCAACCCTAAAAGCTGCCACCACTGTATCAAGCATTCGAAATTCAGATGAGGATTTTCGGGTGAAAACGTTTGTAAAGGGCAACGCCGTTTATGTAGAGTGCTACTTGAAAAACTATGGTTTTTCAAACGAGAATGGTGAAAATGCGGCAACGGTGTCCGTATATATTGATAATGATAAAAAAGTCGATATGAAAACGGCAGCATTTATTGTAAAGGATGTCCCGAGTGGCAGGCATAAAATGAAGCTTGAGATATTGAATGGTTCTGGAAAGAAAACGGGACTGCAAAAAGAGTTTGAGGTACATATCACTTCTTCGCTCTAATTAAACCATTAGCATCTGTAAGGGAGTAATGGTAAAATGAAGGTGGAGGTGAGCTTGTTAATGCTTGCTACTATGGAAATCATCGACATTCTGCAACAGGCTGATGGATTAGCTGAAATGATCCTTCATTCTGAAATAGGAGAAGAATATCTCCTTAGTTTATATAAATTACAGAGCGACAAAGAGGCACAGCAAAAAATCTCGAAGTTCACTTCTTTGAAGGATCTATTCGAGGATGTCCAAAGGTTCGGTAAATATCATCCGGATTATAAACGCATCAACTTAGAAACGAGAGAGGCAAAACGGGATATGGATATGCACTCTACCGTTGCCGATTTCAAAAGGGCGGAGACCGAACTGCAATCCGTTCTTGATGAAATCAGCGGAAGGATCGGCCGCGCGGTTTCGGAGCAAGTCAAAACGCCTGCGGGCAATCCATTTTTTGTCTCTTCGGGTGGGTGTTCAACCGGAAGCTGTGGCACTGGAGGAAGCTGCGGGTGCTCTGCCTAACTAGTCGAACCTAAAGGTTTGCTGGTTGGCCGGCTTTGACGCAGTGCATTAAAGCCATCGGAATTCGTTAGTTTTCTCGGAGTCCGGTGGCTTTTCCATGTGCAGAACCTTAGGGAAGCGGTCAACTGCGAAAAAGGATACAATCCGGACAAAGATTTCCGCAGCAAAACATCTTTTTCTGCGGGACAAAAAAACGATGGCGGAATACATATACCTGCTCTTCCTGCCTGACGAAAATGGTTTCACAATGGAGCTGCTTGCCGCGCATCGAATGGCTCGCAGCCTTTTTTATGAGGAAAAAAAGCAACCCTTCATCCTTTTCCGGTGATTGGTAATGGATATATATAAAGGGGATGCCGGTGAACTTCTTTACCGACGCTTCGGTAATTTCATCATTAGCCAGAAGGTGAACGATAAATTGATGCCAAATTTGATCTAAATCCATTTTTTTTGAGCTCCCTTCCAGTAATTATATTCATAATAGTGAGAGAATTTCGTTTATAATCTTTTTCTTGGTTGAAAGTAAAGATTCTGCTATGCTACACTTAGTTAAAACCTTTATAAAAGGGAGTTATTGAGATATGCTTGGAGCGAGACAAGGAATCATCGTCTATTTACATACATTAAAACAAGCGAAAATGCTTAGGAAATTTGGAAATATCCATTATGTTTCGAAAAAACTGAAATATGTGGTCCTATATACGAATATGGATGAGGTGGAGCCCTTAGTGGAAAAGCTGAACAATTATTCGTTCGTAAAAAAAGTGGACCTCTCTTATAAGCCATTCTTGAAGGTGGAATACGAAAACTCCAAACCGGATAAGGCGAAGGAATATGATTATAAGATGGGGATTTGAAAAAAACTGACTCAAAAAGAGTCAGTTTTTTTTAGCCCAATGGAGGAAGGTATCTATTCATTCGCAAAATGCCGATTAAGTGCTGGTAGTAGAGCTCGGTTTCTGCAAAAAGCACCGAGGATTTCACATCGATTTCGATGATCGGTTTATCGAGCTCCTCAGCCAAGTTCTCAAAAAGCTCATAGCGTTTATTTTTGGTAATATGCGGATTCGGTATACCTTCACGGCAAATATAAAGCGGTTGGAATTTACCGGGATCCGTAGGCTGCATAACGATGACCATGGAGGTTACCTGTTTATCGTTTATGGTTGTATGCAGCGCCAAAAGCCTGATGACACGATGTTTTTGGTTGCGCCCTACCTCGAGCAATTCATATATATCAGAATGTCCTTGTCCAAGTTCAATAAAACGTTGAATCAATTAAACCTCTCCTAACTTGCTTATTATTCATTACTTTATCATTTTCCTCCTTAAAAGAGAAGGACAACTTATGTTGAATCATGACAAGAGATGATTGGTTTAATCGGTACATAAAAAAAGCCCTGCAAAAAATTTGCAGGGTCCTTCTATGTCTAACTATGGACCAGAAGGCAAAGGGAGAGGAGAAACCGGAGGAAGAACTTATGGGGAAACGTAAGCCTTCTCCGCGGTTGGCAACAACACCTAAAAAGGAATGTTGTTATTCTTATTATGACCAAAATTTGTTATCTTATTCAAAATGAATGAGATTTGTAAATTTGTCCTCCAGAGGAAACCAAAAGGGAAGCCCATCGCGCCATGAGGAATCGTATTAAATATTGGCTTGCTTTTTCGAATATGTTAGGATAGGAAAGTAACAGAAATTTGTCATAAAATGTGGTGAGAATGATGAGGGTCGTTTCCGGTATTTGTAAAGGAAGACCACTTAAGGCTGTACCGGGTACAGGAACCCGGCCGACTACGGATAAAGTGAAGGAATCCATCTTTAATATGATTGGACCTTATTTCGAAGGAGGTTTAGTCCTCGATTTGTTTGCAGGTAGCGGCGGCCTTGGAATTGAAGCGTTAAGCAGGGGCATGGATAAAGCCATATTTGTCGATCGCGACTTTAAAGCAAATCAAACGGTTAAATCCAATTTGGAGCTATGTAAGTTTACAGACCGTGCAGAAGTTTATAAAAATGATTCAGAGCGTGCTTTGAAAGCCTTGGTCAAGAGGGAAATGGCGTTTGAGTTAATTTTTCTTGATCCGCCGTATAAGAAACAAAAGCTAGTGGAAATTTTGGAAGAAATACATAAATACCGATTACTGAGCGATATGGGGTATATCGTTTGTGAACATGGACATGACGTTACGTTGCCGGAAAGTGTTGCCGGCTTTACCGTTAAGCGGAAAGAAGTGTATGGCGTCATTGCTGTTACGATATATCACTGGGGAAACGTACACGAACAGGGGGAACTATGAATGTCCAAAATAGCGATTTGTCCAGGGAGTTTTGATCCAATAACATTCGGTCATCTTGATATCATTCAAAGGGGAGCCAATGTTTTCGATGAGGTATATGTCGTCATCGTGAATAATTCAGCGAAGAATTCCCTTTTTTCAGTGGAAGAAAGGCTGGAATTGATTACGGAAGCTACGAAACATATGCCTAATGTTAAAGTGGATTTCTATCAAGGATTGACGGTCGACTATGCTGAAAGCGTTTCCGCCAACGCCATTATCAGGGGATTACGGGCGACTTCCGACTTTGAATACGAAATGCAGGGAACTTCCATGAACCGCTTCCTTAACAATAAAATTGAGTCATTCTTTATCATGACTAAAAATCAATATTCTTTCTTGAGTTCAAGTATCGTGAAAGAGGTCGCGAAATATGGAGGAGATATCTCCGAACTAGTTCCGCCTGTTGTCCAGGAAGCCCTTGCCAAAAAGTACGCACAACAGTAAAAACAGAAAAAAAGAGCATTGCCAGCCGCGCAATGCTCTTTTTTCTGTTTATGATAGTCCTTTGAATAACCTTTTCGTGAAAATGATGATATAAAGGACGAGAAAAAGCAGGGTAAGGATCGGACCGAAATCAATCATATATTGATATAGGGAGCTTGCCTGTTCCCCTGTATTGCTGACTGGGAAGGCATGCACCGGGCTGCCGCTATCCATATTGCCTCTATAGAATGGTACCCAAAGCAAGACGGTGATCATCGATGCCAAAAAACCATGTGCTACTCTGGCAAGGAAAAACGGCAAGAAACGAATGTCGGTCGATGCTATGATGCTGGCAACCTGTGCCTGTATGCTGAACCCGTTGAAAGCTAGGATGAAGCTTGTCATAACTGTCTGTTGGAAAAGACTCGCATTTCCGACGGCGCTGGTCAACTTTGAACCGAGCGTCATTTCAAACATTCCTGAAATGAACGGGAGGCTTAAGGAATCCGGAAAATGAACAATATGTAATACCCCTCCGACCCATGTTGCGAGCAGTACGGTAATATTCATGTGAAACAGAAGCTTGTTGACTACCGAAAAGAGAATGATGAAACCTCCGATCATTAATAAGGTTTGAATCGATGAGAGTACGGCGTCTCCGAGCAAACTGCCAAAGGGTCTTGTTTCCTTAATTCGTGTCCGGTGCATCTCGCTAAAGGCTTGTCTAATGGAGGGGAGCTTGGTCATGGATTTCGGATGGGATTTTTCCTCTTTCCGCCGGTAAAAACGCATGATGATGCCTACACAAAAATTCCCCAGGTAGTGGGAGAGTGCAAGGATGATCCCCAAATGAGGATTGTGGAAAAAGCCTACGGCAACGGCAACGAACAAAAACAAAGGATTGGATGAATTAGTGAAACAAACGAGTCTTTCAGCTTCAATGCGGGTCAATTGTTCCTCCTGGCGAAGCCTTACCGTGAATTTTGCACCAGCAGGGAACCCTGATGCAAGTCCCATGGCCCAGACGAACCCGCCCACTCCGGGTACACGGAATAAGGGCCGCATGAATGGTTCGAGCATGACACCGATAAACTTCACTACTCCAAAACTGATCAATAGCTCCGATAAAATCAAAAATGGTAAAAGGGAAGGGAAAACGATTTTCCACCACATATTCAGCCCGCCTGTGGAAGCTTCAAAGGATTCTTGGGGGAAGGTGATCAAGCCGACGGCCAGCATCGTGACGAAGGCGGCCAACAGTATTGTTTTCGATTTTGATTTAAGCAAAATTCAGCCTCCTTTTGAAGGTTACTAAATAGGGGCAGTCCATTTTGTATATAATAAAATATGAACTTTCTTTTCTAGAAAAGAAAAGTGCAGGATGCCATGTGATCTGCATGCACATGGCTACATGGGCAACATCGTACATTGTAAATTCAATGACCACATTAAACCACACGGGACATGCATTCTCC
Coding sequences within:
- a CDS encoding CAP domain-containing protein, with product MLIIIFFVIGIYLNIGNEDEGNPLIDGNKGVNPNEHINEKSNSPEKGRAPKATEGLAVTIGKNAKEIEEEFGEPDRIDLSAYGYEWWVYKKDYSHYIQLAIESGKVVSAYGIGEKVNVAPFKIGQTLDGIYSSLYVEPTVDIEVDDSSYRFELSEEDMNMRPLIKLGNIHVQLYLDKFTGTVSSIRFLNDSALLKQQPYELTYHGKLPSAETLSEEDLKKVDDGNEQQIFDITNIMRSRFDLKPLEWEGPTAEVAYLHSREMTDSIEGTHVSEAKGDLEKRLDAGHVTYKAAGENIAAKYVDAAAVMEGWLNSKGHRDTMLSEEFTGLGVGVYNKYYTQNFIKK
- a CDS encoding PaaI family thioesterase — its product is MMDSGDVIREFQKLAESADATELSILSGLISGLKARREQRKYSYISSLLQLNKNICTDGTRLTMTMPNTPLVHNELNITHGGMIATLIDTAMGTLASSTVPKGHATVTTDIQVRYVKPAIGDSLTCTCELIHTGSKTIIIVGKVHRDDGELCAVSTGNFFILKMQDARK
- a CDS encoding YlbD family protein, producing the protein MAKKKRPSVDGFREFVKKHPYLVNEVRNKQATWQELFEEWYLLGEDHPRWQAEVGMNQPVVNAGSPTQPVEKEESTELIGTIMSAVKNMDMGQIQQYIVNANQAIGAIQGVLSAFQGNKSGGESSPPAKEKEQRTNPFLFTKD
- a CDS encoding YlbE-like family protein; translated protein: MRQNIYEFIQTNEDMRNYLRVQPAWYKRLMRNPHEVDVFETEAKYYFEKSIPHRVSKFSESVQVASMMLHMFQAMNAPGE
- a CDS encoding YlbF family regulator; its protein translation is MLATMEIIDILQQADGLAEMILHSEIGEEYLLSLYKLQSDKEAQQKISKFTSLKDLFEDVQRFGKYHPDYKRINLETREAKRDMDMHSTVADFKRAETELQSVLDEISGRIGRAVSEQVKTPAGNPFFVSSGGCSTGSCGTGGSCGCSA
- a CDS encoding YlbG family protein; this translates as MLGARQGIIVYLHTLKQAKMLRKFGNIHYVSKKLKYVVLYTNMDEVEPLVEKLNNYSFVKKVDLSYKPFLKVEYENSKPDKAKEYDYKMGI
- the rsmD gene encoding 16S rRNA (guanine(966)-N(2))-methyltransferase RsmD, with protein sequence MRVVSGICKGRPLKAVPGTGTRPTTDKVKESIFNMIGPYFEGGLVLDLFAGSGGLGIEALSRGMDKAIFVDRDFKANQTVKSNLELCKFTDRAEVYKNDSERALKALVKREMAFELIFLDPPYKKQKLVEILEEIHKYRLLSDMGYIVCEHGHDVTLPESVAGFTVKRKEVYGVIAVTIYHWGNVHEQGEL
- the coaD gene encoding pantetheine-phosphate adenylyltransferase, with the translated sequence MSKIAICPGSFDPITFGHLDIIQRGANVFDEVYVVIVNNSAKNSLFSVEERLELITEATKHMPNVKVDFYQGLTVDYAESVSANAIIRGLRATSDFEYEMQGTSMNRFLNNKIESFFIMTKNQYSFLSSSIVKEVAKYGGDISELVPPVVQEALAKKYAQQ
- the ylbJ gene encoding sporulation integral membrane protein YlbJ; translation: MLKSKSKTILLAAFVTMLAVGLITFPQESFEASTGGLNMWWKIVFPSLLPFLILSELLISFGVVKFIGVMLEPFMRPLFRVPGVGGFVWAMGLASGFPAGAKFTVRLRQEEQLTRIEAERLVCFTNSSNPLFLFVAVAVGFFHNPHLGIILALSHYLGNFCVGIIMRFYRRKEEKSHPKSMTKLPSIRQAFSEMHRTRIKETRPFGSLLGDAVLSSIQTLLMIGGFIILFSVVNKLLFHMNITVLLATWVGGVLHIVHFPDSLSLPFISGMFEMTLGSKLTSAVGNASLFQQTVMTSFILAFNGFSIQAQVASIIASTDIRFLPFFLARVAHGFLASMITVLLWVPFYRGNMDSGSPVHAFPVSNTGEQASSLYQYMIDFGPILTLLFLVLYIIIFTKRLFKGLS